From a single Paludibacter jiangxiensis genomic region:
- a CDS encoding outer membrane beta-barrel protein has translation MKIKFYAALILCFATVALSAQGQRESSSGASISAVNVATVRATIVDSVNNQPIEFASVRLFNSKTNQLAQGAVTNQNGRIELKNVKPGGYYLLMSFTGYNTKRLNIREQNFRRSVIDLGNVKLGASNVMLGTVTVTGKLPEMVVKEDTVEYNAAAFKTPEGAVVEDLIKRLPGVQVDADGKITTAAGKQVSKIRVNGKEFFGNDPKMATKNLTADVVDKVQVIEKKSDLALLTGVDDDEPETIINLTIKKGMMKGWMGNISAGVGQILNNKNDEDPRYVASSMLNRFTDTEQYSIVGNSNNINERAFTDRGNNVMSGRGSSFGGGGTGGGTGGAGITSSSTVGFNMAKEVNKKLKVGGNISYNYGDNYTNSRSFRENIFTDSVSYRRSTSIARSFTHNFSIGGKMEYQMDSVTTFIFTPTFSYNSSLAHNSSYQKSMAGDRDSTAVNESNSSSSLSSNGTNLGLQLDFSRRLSAKGRRISFSGSLNLNESNGNGTNNSTNIFYLATGKNTVFNQENANTANRNSYNMRFTYVEPIAKNYFIDFLYNIQFNNTINERETYDYDPVNGTYSDLNANYSRSSSVHSISQNIRVNLRSVHPRYTYNIGMSVSPSYTRNLGYIKDWFGNGLDSVYNEPQPRKTVNYAPQFELTYRFSGDRMLRKFLRLRYNGRTNQPSITQLDPSQDVTNPLNIRSGNPDLLPSFNHNISLEYNSNNRASQSSFSTSLTHTFEQNSIVNYTTYEPRTGVQYTKPINENGTWSSQADILFATPLDKQMHFNLNLRTGASYSNQVGYTLLQKQSERNVAHTASVSPNLSISYKNNWFYCQFRGLLRYSSANYSMEGISPRKSTTYNISYNNQITFPWSFSLSSDITYTANRGLSAGYNQDEVMWNAQLNKAFLRNNAGSLRLQFNDILHQRLNLNRSVTTNSITDTQYTALTSYCMLTFSYRFNNMGNRRSGNRSRSGFDPSQMPGGFDRPAGGGFPGGGGFPGGGGRPR, from the coding sequence ATGAAGATTAAATTTTATGCAGCTTTAATTTTGTGTTTCGCAACCGTTGCTTTATCTGCTCAGGGGCAGCGAGAGTCCAGTTCCGGAGCATCCATAAGTGCGGTCAACGTTGCTACAGTTAGAGCAACGATTGTAGATTCGGTGAATAATCAGCCCATCGAATTTGCTTCGGTGAGATTGTTCAATTCAAAGACAAATCAACTGGCACAAGGCGCGGTGACAAATCAAAACGGGCGTATTGAACTGAAGAATGTAAAACCGGGTGGCTATTATCTTTTGATGTCATTTACCGGATATAACACGAAACGGTTGAACATACGGGAACAAAATTTCCGGAGAAGCGTTATTGACTTGGGTAATGTAAAATTAGGGGCTTCGAATGTGATGCTGGGAACCGTAACCGTAACCGGTAAGTTGCCCGAAATGGTTGTAAAGGAAGATACCGTGGAATATAATGCCGCCGCTTTCAAGACTCCCGAAGGTGCGGTGGTTGAAGATTTGATTAAACGCTTACCCGGCGTACAGGTGGATGCCGACGGCAAAATAACCACGGCTGCGGGTAAACAAGTGTCTAAAATAAGGGTAAACGGAAAGGAATTTTTTGGGAATGACCCGAAGATGGCCACTAAGAATCTAACGGCAGATGTTGTGGATAAAGTACAGGTGATTGAAAAGAAATCGGATTTGGCCCTGTTGACCGGAGTAGATGACGATGAGCCCGAAACTATTATCAATCTTACCATAAAAAAAGGAATGATGAAGGGTTGGATGGGTAATATTTCAGCCGGAGTTGGTCAAATCCTCAATAATAAAAACGATGAAGATCCCCGATATGTAGCTTCTTCCATGCTAAACCGATTTACCGACACCGAGCAATATTCTATTGTAGGAAACTCGAATAATATCAATGAAAGAGCTTTTACTGATCGCGGAAACAATGTAATGTCGGGTCGTGGAAGCAGTTTTGGTGGCGGTGGAACCGGTGGCGGAACCGGAGGAGCTGGAATTACAAGTTCATCTACTGTCGGGTTTAATATGGCAAAGGAAGTAAATAAAAAATTGAAAGTAGGTGGTAATATATCGTATAATTATGGGGATAACTATACCAATAGCCGCAGTTTTCGCGAAAACATTTTTACAGACAGTGTCTCCTATCGCCGAAGTACCTCGATTGCCCGTTCTTTTACCCACAATTTTTCGATAGGCGGTAAAATGGAGTATCAGATGGACTCGGTGACTACATTTATTTTTACACCTACCTTTTCGTATAATTCATCATTGGCTCATAACTCTTCTTATCAAAAGTCCATGGCCGGCGATAGAGATTCTACCGCGGTAAACGAAAGTAATTCCTCCAGTTCATTAAGTTCCAACGGTACCAACCTGGGTTTGCAATTGGACTTTTCGCGTAGACTTTCGGCTAAAGGGAGACGTATAAGTTTCAGCGGCTCATTAAATCTGAATGAGAGTAATGGTAACGGGACAAACAATTCAACTAATATCTTCTATCTCGCTACAGGGAAAAATACGGTGTTTAATCAGGAAAATGCCAACACGGCAAACCGTAATTCTTACAACATGAGATTTACTTATGTGGAGCCCATTGCAAAGAATTATTTTATTGATTTCTTGTACAATATACAGTTCAATAATACTATCAATGAAAGGGAAACTTATGATTACGATCCGGTGAACGGAACATACAGCGACCTGAACGCAAACTACAGTCGTAGCTCATCCGTGCATTCTATCAGTCAGAATATCAGGGTCAATTTGAGATCGGTGCATCCCCGTTATACGTACAATATCGGTATGTCTGTTTCTCCAAGTTATACACGTAATTTGGGTTATATCAAAGATTGGTTTGGCAATGGTCTGGATTCTGTCTATAATGAACCGCAGCCCCGCAAAACGGTCAATTACGCTCCTCAGTTTGAACTTACCTACCGTTTCTCAGGCGACCGGATGCTTCGTAAGTTTTTGCGTCTTCGTTACAATGGAAGAACCAATCAGCCTTCGATCACACAGCTAGATCCGTCGCAGGATGTAACCAATCCGCTGAATATCCGCAGTGGTAATCCGGATCTGTTGCCGTCGTTTAATCACAATATTTCACTTGAATATAACAGCAATAACAGAGCGTCTCAGTCGTCGTTCAGTACGTCTTTGACCCATACTTTTGAGCAGAACTCAATTGTCAATTATACAACCTATGAGCCTCGCACAGGTGTGCAATACACGAAGCCAATAAACGAAAACGGTACGTGGAGCAGCCAGGCCGACATTTTATTTGCAACCCCGCTCGACAAACAGATGCACTTTAACCTGAACCTGAGAACCGGAGCCAGCTATAGCAATCAGGTGGGTTATACTTTGTTGCAAAAGCAAAGCGAACGCAATGTGGCACATACAGCGTCCGTCTCTCCCAATTTATCGATAAGTTACAAGAACAACTGGTTTTATTGTCAGTTCCGGGGGCTGCTCCGGTATAGTTCCGCTAACTATTCGATGGAGGGAATTTCTCCGCGAAAGTCGACTACCTATAATATCTCGTACAACAATCAGATAACCTTCCCCTGGTCATTCTCTTTATCATCCGACATTACTTATACAGCCAATCGAGGGTTGAGTGCCGGATACAACCAGGATGAGGTGATGTGGAACGCTCAACTGAACAAGGCGTTTTTGCGTAATAATGCAGGCTCTCTCCGTCTTCAGTTCAACGACATTCTTCATCAACGGCTTAATCTGAACCGGAGCGTTACGACTAACTCCATCACCGATACCCAGTACACCGCACTTACCAGCTATTGTATGTTGACCTTCTCTTATCGTTTCAATAATATGGGGAATCGCCGGAGTGGCAACCGTTCTCGTTCCGGTTTCGACCCATCTCAGATGCCGGGAGGATTTGATCGTCCTGCCGGTGGAGGATTTCCCGGCGGCGGTGGATTTCCGGGAGGTGGAGGTAGGCCCCGGTAA
- a CDS encoding glycoside hydrolase family 28 protein, whose product MHKLLLIICLFASIATSQAKEYRITDFGACTDSTQLNTSFIQQTIDKANAEGGGTIVIPKGVFLTGALFFKANTSLRLEDGAVLKGSDNIADYPLIPSRMEGQKLDYYAALINAYNVNNFTITGPGVINGNGLKFWKEFWTHREDMKKIGKSSTNLEVHRPRLLFIWGCNNVIIRNATLCNSGFWTTHLYQCNNVLIENCTIKAPFKPVPAPSSDGVDIDVCKKVVVRGCFISVNDDGVCIKGGKGPNARNLPENGPVEDVLVENCTFGDTHGTLTLGSESLWARNIIVRNCKMDNNCPILRIKLRPDTYQTYENIKISNITGRCGNIIEMRPWKQFFDMKGSTEKPYGIVRNITMENINVTCKSFGIMESNPSDQVAGFTFKNITAKADTPELITKFQGIKTVNVMVNGKPLVTK is encoded by the coding sequence ATGCACAAGCTTTTATTAATCATTTGCTTATTTGCATCCATTGCAACCTCACAGGCCAAAGAGTACCGCATCACCGATTTCGGAGCCTGCACCGACAGCACTCAACTCAACACTTCCTTTATCCAGCAAACTATCGACAAAGCAAACGCCGAGGGCGGGGGCACCATTGTTATTCCGAAAGGGGTTTTTCTTACCGGAGCGCTCTTCTTCAAAGCCAACACTTCGCTTCGACTAGAGGACGGTGCCGTATTGAAAGGATCGGACAATATTGCCGACTATCCGCTCATTCCTTCGCGCATGGAAGGGCAAAAGCTCGATTATTACGCGGCACTGATCAATGCGTATAACGTCAATAACTTCACCATTACCGGACCGGGAGTCATCAACGGCAACGGACTCAAGTTCTGGAAAGAGTTTTGGACGCACCGCGAAGATATGAAAAAGATAGGCAAATCGAGTACCAATCTGGAGGTGCACCGCCCGCGCCTGCTCTTTATCTGGGGATGCAACAATGTCATCATTCGCAATGCCACGCTCTGCAATTCCGGTTTCTGGACTACACACCTCTACCAGTGCAACAACGTGCTGATCGAAAACTGTACCATCAAAGCGCCCTTCAAACCGGTGCCGGCTCCCAGCAGCGACGGCGTGGATATCGACGTTTGTAAAAAAGTGGTGGTACGTGGTTGCTTCATTTCGGTGAACGACGACGGTGTTTGCATCAAAGGTGGCAAGGGTCCGAATGCCCGAAATCTGCCCGAAAACGGTCCGGTGGAAGATGTGCTGGTAGAAAACTGCACCTTCGGCGACACCCACGGCACCCTCACGCTGGGCAGCGAAAGTCTGTGGGCACGCAATATCATCGTCCGTAACTGCAAGATGGACAACAATTGTCCTATTCTGCGCATCAAATTGCGCCCCGACACTTACCAAACCTACGAAAACATTAAAATAAGCAACATTACCGGCCGGTGTGGCAACATCATCGAAATGCGCCCCTGGAAACAGTTTTTCGACATGAAAGGAAGTACCGAAAAACCCTACGGCATTGTGCGCAACATTACAATGGAGAACATCAACGTTACCTGTAAGAGTTTCGGCATCATGGAAAGCAACCCGAGCGATCAGGTAGCGGGTTTCACCTTCAAAAACATTACCGCGAAGGCAGATACACCTGAGCTGATAACCAAATTTCAGGGAATTAAAACTGTTAATGTCATGGTGAATGGTAAACCATTAGTGACAAAATAA
- a CDS encoding rubredoxin-like domain-containing protein, with amino-acid sequence MKELVRCKPCGYVMEADKLGDVCPACGMPRKAFEPYRERVAANRLLVLSLDMHPIAIHLSQTFVIMIPALMAFIWLFPNLLNEVFSNVLIFTIYVYPLTILASIVTGIIDGLFRFKSLTPPLLKAKILYSCLILISSGLTFALSYHGEYNMWGFICSIFSLGFAVRLGLLGKHLLDVILPGSYPVKKGKVPAKEA; translated from the coding sequence ATGAAAGAACTTGTACGTTGTAAACCTTGCGGATACGTGATGGAAGCCGACAAACTGGGCGATGTATGCCCCGCTTGTGGAATGCCCCGCAAGGCTTTTGAACCATATCGCGAACGTGTTGCCGCTAATCGTCTTTTAGTGCTTAGCCTCGATATGCACCCCATTGCCATCCACCTTTCACAGACATTTGTGATTATGATTCCGGCATTGATGGCCTTTATATGGCTCTTCCCGAATCTGTTGAACGAAGTATTTTCGAATGTGCTGATTTTTACAATCTATGTCTATCCGCTCACCATCCTCGCTTCGATCGTGACCGGCATTATCGACGGATTATTCCGTTTTAAATCGCTGACTCCGCCGCTGCTGAAGGCAAAGATTCTATACAGTTGCCTGATACTTATCAGCTCGGGACTCACCTTTGCACTCTCCTATCACGGTGAATACAATATGTGGGGATTTATTTGCAGCATCTTCAGTCTGGGCTTCGCGGTGCGTCTCGGCCTGCTGGGCAAGCACCTTCTCGACGTAATTCTCCCGGGCTCTTATCCGGTAAAAAAAGGAAAAGTTCCGGCAAAAGAAGCATAA
- a CDS encoding DUF4258 domain-containing protein: MKKLRIGALFLILSLFFACQSRPAGQPASDSGELNRNPAKISYSKHARCRMECRNIDEKEVADLLHHGYINYKKSNLKADDCHKRYALEGYENGEKLRIIVASCGNETTVITCIDLSHDWPCHCPGDERHH; the protein is encoded by the coding sequence ATGAAGAAATTACGAATCGGAGCCCTGTTTTTAATTCTTTCGCTGTTTTTTGCCTGTCAGTCACGACCAGCCGGACAACCGGCATCCGACAGCGGCGAACTGAATCGTAATCCTGCCAAAATAAGCTATTCCAAACATGCCCGTTGCCGGATGGAGTGCCGCAATATCGACGAAAAAGAGGTAGCCGACCTACTGCATCACGGTTATATTAACTACAAAAAGAGTAATCTGAAGGCCGACGATTGCCACAAGCGTTACGCTCTGGAAGGCTATGAGAATGGCGAAAAGTTACGCATCATCGTAGCTTCGTGCGGAAACGAAACCACCGTTATTACCTGCATCGATCTCTCGCACGATTGGCCCTGTCATTGCCCGGGCGATGAACGGCATCACTGA
- a CDS encoding acyl-CoA thioesterase, with protein sequence MSNNRVLQISLDIYIKAYEIDAMGIVSNIVYVKWFEDMRHIFLDQFYTYKEMMTENRSPILTKTEVEYKTPLSIFDQPTGYAWMEELGASKWVMAFEICSGETVHCSGRQSGCFYDVNRKRPIPWPKDAVERYLAAAEKNKH encoded by the coding sequence ATGAGTAACAATCGCGTACTGCAAATATCGCTCGATATCTATATCAAAGCCTATGAAATAGATGCCATGGGCATCGTGAGCAATATTGTTTATGTAAAATGGTTCGAAGACATGCGCCACATCTTCCTCGACCAGTTTTACACCTACAAGGAGATGATGACCGAAAATCGCTCTCCCATTCTCACTAAAACGGAGGTGGAGTACAAAACTCCGCTCTCCATTTTCGATCAGCCTACCGGTTACGCCTGGATGGAAGAGCTGGGTGCTTCGAAATGGGTAATGGCGTTTGAGATATGCAGCGGCGAAACCGTGCATTGCTCCGGCCGGCAGTCGGGTTGCTTTTATGACGTCAATCGTAAACGCCCCATCCCGTGGCCTAAGGATGCCGTGGAAAGATATCTGGCGGCCGCAGAAAAAAACAAACACTAA
- a CDS encoding DUF1697 domain-containing protein gives MAIYLSLLRGINISGHKKIKMSDLKALYESLGFGQVTTYIQSGNVLFSAQTNETDNILSLRISKAIEDRFGFDVPVVIRTQEEMQKIVAQNPFSEEAEATPDKLVVMFLGSIPDAATLAKVQTKIDDNSRFAFIGKTLYFFYPDGYGQTKWHSNFFEKQLRTTVTARNWATTCKLAGMAADLK, from the coding sequence ATGGCGATCTACCTTTCACTTTTGCGGGGAATCAATATCAGCGGACACAAGAAAATCAAAATGTCCGATCTGAAGGCATTGTACGAATCACTCGGATTCGGACAGGTAACTACCTATATACAAAGTGGAAATGTACTGTTCTCTGCCCAAACAAACGAGACCGACAACATTCTTTCTCTCCGCATCAGCAAGGCAATTGAAGACCGTTTCGGGTTTGATGTGCCTGTTGTGATCCGCACGCAAGAAGAGATGCAAAAGATTGTCGCTCAAAACCCTTTTTCCGAAGAAGCAGAAGCGACACCCGATAAGTTAGTGGTGATGTTCTTAGGTTCGATTCCCGACGCCGCTACCCTTGCTAAAGTACAAACCAAAATTGACGACAACAGCCGCTTTGCTTTTATTGGGAAGACCCTTTACTTCTTTTATCCCGACGGCTACGGACAGACCAAATGGCACTCCAACTTTTTCGAGAAGCAGCTCCGCACCACCGTAACTGCCCGCAACTGGGCAACAACCTGCAAGCTGGCCGGAATGGCAGCCGATTTAAAATAA
- a CDS encoding DoxX family protein has product MIKQFFSTNTQSWSLLISRLALGAVILPHGMQKALGAFGGYGLSGTVGFMHGQMGMPVILALMVISAEFLGSIGVILGAGTRFMAFSIALTLGGAMFLGGHVDNGFFMNWFGTQKGEGMEYFILVLGLAISILIGGSGKFSVDNWIAKKLK; this is encoded by the coding sequence ATGATCAAACAATTTTTTTCAACGAACACACAATCGTGGTCGTTGCTTATAAGTAGATTAGCCCTCGGGGCGGTGATTTTACCTCACGGCATGCAAAAAGCGTTAGGCGCTTTCGGTGGATATGGTCTGAGCGGAACCGTCGGGTTTATGCACGGACAGATGGGAATGCCGGTGATTCTGGCATTGATGGTGATCTCAGCCGAATTTCTCGGCAGTATCGGAGTAATTCTGGGTGCAGGTACCCGCTTTATGGCCTTCTCTATAGCACTTACGCTGGGTGGTGCCATGTTTCTGGGCGGACATGTCGACAACGGTTTCTTTATGAACTGGTTCGGCACGCAGAAAGGCGAAGGAATGGAATATTTTATTCTGGTGCTGGGTCTTGCCATTTCAATTCTCATCGGCGGTAGCGGTAAATTCTCCGTCGACAACTGGATAGCGAAGAAACTGAAATAA
- a CDS encoding pirin family protein: MKTILHTATSRGHAYHGWLNTYHTFSFANYYNPERVHFGALRVLNDDTIAEGEGFDTHPHDNMEVITIPLHGAVEHKDSMHNSEIIRSDEIQVMSAGTGIFHSEYSKDGFGDTSLLQIWVFPNKKNVTPRYDQISLADVAKKDELYQVLSPNPDDQGVWIHQNAWFHLGDLSEGWTGEYTLKNPGDGVYFFVIEGEAEVAGQKLNRRDGFGVWETDTIAIKAIKQTQLLLMEVPMYF; encoded by the coding sequence ATGAAAACAATACTTCATACGGCAACAAGCAGGGGTCATGCCTACCACGGATGGCTTAATACCTACCATACCTTTAGTTTTGCCAACTATTACAATCCGGAAAGGGTTCATTTCGGGGCGCTTCGGGTGCTCAACGACGATACCATTGCCGAGGGCGAAGGGTTCGATACACACCCGCACGATAACATGGAGGTGATTACTATTCCGTTGCATGGCGCGGTCGAACACAAAGACAGTATGCACAACAGCGAGATTATCCGTTCGGACGAGATTCAGGTGATGAGTGCCGGAACCGGGATTTTTCACAGTGAATACAGCAAAGACGGTTTTGGCGATACCTCGCTGCTCCAAATCTGGGTTTTCCCCAACAAGAAAAACGTGACACCACGTTACGATCAGATTTCGCTGGCGGATGTGGCGAAAAAAGACGAACTATATCAGGTTCTCTCGCCGAACCCCGACGATCAGGGTGTATGGATTCATCAGAATGCATGGTTTCATCTGGGAGATCTGTCGGAAGGGTGGACAGGTGAGTACACATTGAAAAATCCCGGCGATGGCGTTTATTTCTTCGTGATAGAGGGAGAAGCCGAGGTGGCAGGACAAAAACTCAACCGACGCGATGGCTTCGGGGTTTGGGAAACCGACACTATTGCAATCAAAGCAATCAAACAAACACAACTTCTATTGATGGAAGTTCCAATGTATTTTTAA
- a CDS encoding AraC family transcriptional regulator, translating to MEQTPEIVTHLIDDHLFETSGFALKRMEDIYRKNNGAPDVPHRHDYYSIIFIEKGEGEHVVDFTTYKVENQTIYFLLPQQMHQVIMKSEPKGWAITFTEQFLIRNAIPDKMINDLYLFNDYGQSPPLPIRDEDMPVYVGLVEQMFHFAQAIENYKLEAVGSLVKLFLIQSNNHCSMHKLHNPQMVETSNHLLRNFKKLLDEHYASWHMVSDYAAEMAVTGDYLNKTVKALTGKSAKEMIQSKLLTEAKRALIFTPVSNKELAFSLGFEEAAHFNNFFKKISGQTPSEFRASVH from the coding sequence ATGGAACAGACTCCCGAAATAGTAACTCACTTGATCGACGATCATCTCTTCGAAACTTCCGGTTTCGCGCTGAAACGGATGGAAGACATCTATCGAAAGAACAACGGAGCTCCCGATGTGCCACACCGTCACGACTACTATTCCATTATTTTTATTGAAAAAGGAGAGGGCGAACATGTGGTCGATTTTACCACATACAAGGTAGAAAACCAGACTATCTACTTTTTGTTGCCGCAACAGATGCACCAGGTGATTATGAAGAGCGAACCGAAAGGGTGGGCTATCACATTCACCGAACAATTTCTGATTCGCAACGCCATTCCTGACAAAATGATTAACGACCTCTATCTTTTCAACGATTACGGCCAGTCGCCTCCGTTGCCCATCCGCGATGAGGATATGCCGGTCTATGTCGGTCTGGTGGAGCAGATGTTTCATTTTGCGCAGGCGATAGAGAACTACAAACTGGAGGCGGTCGGTTCGCTGGTGAAGTTGTTCCTTATTCAGAGCAACAACCACTGCTCCATGCACAAGCTGCATAATCCGCAAATGGTGGAGACCAGTAATCATTTGTTGCGCAACTTCAAAAAACTGCTCGATGAGCACTATGCTTCTTGGCACATGGTCTCCGATTATGCCGCGGAGATGGCAGTGACCGGCGACTACCTAAACAAAACGGTGAAAGCTCTTACCGGAAAGTCGGCCAAAGAGATGATTCAGAGCAAGCTGCTGACAGAAGCTAAACGTGCGCTCATCTTTACTCCGGTATCCAACAAAGAGTTGGCTTTCTCTCTCGGTTTTGAGGAAGCGGCTCATTTCAACAATTTCTTCAAGAAGATTTCGGGGCAAACCCCCTCCGAATTCCGCGCTTCGGTGCATTAG
- a CDS encoding ATP-binding protein: MKRTIIKIDEEKCNGCGQCVTGCHEGALQLIDGKARMVSELFCDGLGACIGECPVGAIELEEREAEPYSETAVMERIAPKGEKTILAHLRHLKEHGETGYLQEGIKYLQEHNIPVDLSSIRNKPTAAMMQAHGHHQGCPGSKSFTFAGTETKTTQGDTASQLRQWPVQLHLLNPHAGYFQGADVLLAADCAAFAAGNFHSAYLKNKVLAIACPKLDDGKDSYISKLTAMINESNINTLTVVRMEVPCCGGLTQLAQIALQQAERKVPLKEIILNVQGEQLTERWI, encoded by the coding sequence ATGAAACGGACAATCATCAAAATAGACGAAGAAAAGTGCAACGGTTGCGGACAATGCGTTACGGGCTGCCACGAAGGCGCGCTACAGCTGATCGACGGGAAAGCCCGCATGGTAAGCGAACTCTTTTGCGACGGACTGGGAGCCTGTATCGGGGAATGCCCGGTGGGAGCCATCGAACTGGAAGAACGCGAAGCCGAACCCTACAGCGAAACGGCTGTGATGGAACGTATTGCCCCAAAAGGTGAAAAAACGATTCTGGCACACCTCCGTCACCTCAAAGAACACGGCGAAACGGGCTACCTGCAGGAGGGCATTAAATATCTTCAGGAACACAATATTCCGGTCGATCTGAGTTCGATCCGCAACAAACCGACTGCCGCCATGATGCAGGCGCACGGACATCATCAGGGCTGTCCGGGCTCGAAGAGCTTTACATTTGCCGGTACTGAAACAAAAACCACGCAGGGAGACACAGCCTCTCAACTCCGTCAATGGCCGGTACAGTTGCACCTGCTCAATCCTCACGCCGGTTATTTTCAGGGAGCCGATGTACTGCTGGCTGCCGACTGCGCCGCCTTTGCCGCAGGTAATTTCCATTCGGCATATCTCAAAAACAAAGTTTTAGCTATTGCCTGTCCGAAACTGGACGATGGCAAAGATTCGTACATTTCCAAGCTGACGGCTATGATCAACGAATCGAATATCAACACGCTGACTGTGGTACGCATGGAAGTGCCCTGCTGCGGAGGGCTAACGCAACTGGCTCAGATAGCCTTACAACAAGCCGAACGCAAAGTACCGTTGAAGGAAATTATTCTCAATGTACAGGGCGAGCAACTAACGGAACGCTGGATCTGA